GGCCGGGGTCGGCGCGAACCAGCAGCGGGTTCAGGTCGAGGTCGTCCAGGTGCTCGCCGCCCCGGCTGACCTGGGCCAGCAGGTCGGTGCGGCCAACGATTTCCTGCAGGGAGCGGAAGCCCAGGCCGGCCAGGATCTCGCGGACCTCTTCCGCCACGAAGCTGAACAGGTTGATGACCTTTTCCGGCGTGCCGGTGAACTTGGCGCGCAGGGCCTCGTCCTGGGTGCAGACGCCCACGGGACAGGTGTTGGAGTGGCACTGGCGCACCATGATGCAGCCCATGGCCACCAGCGAGGCGGTGCCGATGCCGAACTCCTCGGCGCCCAGCATGGCGGCGATGACCACGTCGCGGCCGGTGCGGATGCCGCCGTCCGTGCGCAGCACCACCGAGTGGCGCAGGTTGTTGAGGGTCAGGACCTGGTTGGCTTCCGACAGGCCCATTTCCCACGGACCGCCGGCGTACTTGACCGAGGTCTGCGAGGAGGCGCCGGTGCCGCCGACATTGCCGGCCACCAGGATGACGTCGGCCTTCGCCTTCGCAACGCCGGCCGCGATCGCGCCGATGCCGGTGGCGGCCACCAGCTTCACCGTGACCCGGGCGATCGGGTTGATCTGCTTCAGGTCATAGATGAGCTGAGCCAGGTCCTCGATCGAATAGATGTCGTGGTGCGGCGGCGGGCTGATCAGCATGACGCCGGGCGTCGCGTGGCGGAGCCGCGCGATCATCTCGGTGACCTTGAAGCCGGGCAGCTGGCCGCCCTCGCCGGGCTTGGCGCCCTGGGCGACCTTGATCTCGATCTCGCGGCACTGGTTCAGATATTCGGCGGTGACGCCGAACCGGCCCGAGGCCACCTGCTTGATGGCGCTGTTGGGGTTGTCGCCGTTCGGCAGGGGCTTGTAGCGCGCGCTGTCCTCGCCGCCTTCGCCCGACACCGACTTGGCGCCAATGCGGTTCATGGCGATGTTCAGCACGCCGTGGGCCTCGGGGCCCAGGGCGCCCAGGCTCATGCCCGGCGTGACGAAGCGCTTGCGGATCTCGTTGACGCTCTCGACGTCGTCGGTCGAGATCGGGTTGCGGTCCGAACGCCAGTCCAGCAAGTCGCGCAGCTGCACGGGCTTCTGGGTGCGCAGGCCGTTGGACCAGCGGCGATAAAGCTCGAAATCGCCGGTGTCGCAGGCGCTCTGCAGCGTGTGGATCAGCCGCGCCTCAAAGGCGTGGACCTCGCCCGAGCGGCGCAGCTTGTAGAGGCCGCCGACCGGCAGGGTGACGGCGGCTTCGCCCCACGCCTTGCGATGCAGCTCGACCGCCTTGGACTCCAGGCCGGCCAGGCCGATGCCCGAGATGCGCGAGGGCATGCCGGGGAAGAACTCGGCCGCCAGGGCGCGCGACAGGCCGACGGCTTCGAAGTTGTAGCCGCCGCGGTACGAAGAGATGACGCTGATGCCCATCTTGGAGATGATCTTCAGCAGACCGCCCTCGATGGCCGTCTTGAAGTTGATGCAGACGTCGCGCAGCGACTTGTCGCCGATCAGGCCGCGCTCCAGGCGATCCTGGAAGCTTTCCTGGGCGAGGTAGGCGTTGACCGCCGTGGCGCCGACGCCGACCAGCACCGCGAAATAGTGGGTGTCCAGGCACTCGGCCGAGCGGACGATGATCGAGACGTAGCTGCGCAGGCCCTTGGCGACCAGGTGGGCGTGGACGCCGCCGGTGGCCAGGATCATCGGCAGGGCCACGCGATCGGCCTGGCTGGCCTCGTCGGTCAGGACGATGGCGCCGCAGCCGCGCAGCACCGCGTCCTCGGCCTCGGCCCGGATGCGGTCGAGATTGGCGCGCAGGGCGTCGCCCGGCCGGGCTTCCGGGGCCGGCAGCGGCATGGTGCAGTCGATGACCACCACGCTCTTCTCGCCCAGCAGGCCGTGGATGCGCTCGTACATGCCGGTGGTCAGGACCGGGCTTTCCAGCACGTAGACGTCAGCCTGGGCGGCGTCTTGCGCGAGGATGTTGCCCAGGTTCTTGAACCGGGTCTTCAGGCTCATCACGCCGGTTTCCCGCAGGGGATCGATCGGCGGGTTGGTCACCTGGCTGAAGTTCTGGCGGAAGAAGTGGCTGAGCGGCCGGTACTTTTCCGACAGCACGGCGAGCGGCGCGTCGTCGCCCATCGAACCGACGGCTTCCTTGCCCTCCTCGACCATGGGGGCCAGGACCATTTCCAGGTCTTCCAGGCTGAAGCCGGCGGCGGCCTGGCGGCGGGTCAGTTCCTCGCGGCCGTACTTGCGCGGCTCGGGGCCGGGGCCGATCTCCTTTTCGAGATCGACCATGTTGCCCAGCCAGTCGGTATAGGGATGGCGCTCGGCCAGCTCGTCGATGATGTCGTCTTCGCCGTAGAGCTTGCCGCCCACCAGGTCGATGGCGATCATCCGGCCCGGCGAGATCGCCAGCTTGCGGGTGATGCGGCTTTCCTCGACGCCGCACATGCCCGCTTCCGAGCCCATGATCACCAGGCCGTCGTCGGTATAGGCCACGCGCAGCGGGCGCAGGCCCGAGCGGTCCTTGCCGGCCACGACCCAGCGGCCGTCGGTGGCGCACAGGGCGGCCGGGCCGTCCCACGGCTCCATCACCGCGTTGCAGTAGCTGTAGAGGGCCTTGTGCGAGGCCTTCATGTGTTCGCTGTTGGCCTCGGGCACCAGCAGGGTCTTGGCCATGGGCGCATCGCGGCCGGCCCGGACCAGCACCTCGAAGGTGTTGTCCAGGTTCGCCGAGTCCGAACCACCCGGCTGGATCACCGGTTTGACGTCATCCCCGAACTCACCGAAGGCGTCGGCCGCCATCTTGATCTCGTGGGACTTCATCCAGTTGATGTTGCCCTTGATGGTGTTGATCTCACCATTGTGGGCCAGCATCCGGAACGGCTGGGCCAGGCGCCATTCAGGGAAGGTGTTGGTCGAATAGCGCTGGTGGAAGATCGCCACGGCGGCGCTGAAGCGTTCGTCCTTCAGGTCCGGATAGAATTCGTCGATGTGCTCGGCCAGGAACATGCCCTTGTAGATCAAGGACTTGGCCGAGAACGAGCAGATATAGAAGCCCGACAGGTTCTGGGCGTGGACGCGCTTTTCGATGCGCTTGCGGCACAGGAACAGGGCGCGCTCCAGGGCCTCGCCTTCCAGGCCGGCCGGGGCGGCCAGCATGATCTGCTCGATCTCGGGACGGGTGGCGTTGGCCTTCTCGCCGATCACCGAGGTGTCGACCGGCACTTGGCGCCAGCCATAGATGTAGAAGCCGAAACGCAGGGCCTCGGCCTCGACGATCGTGCGGCAAGCCTCCTGGGCGCCCAGATCCGTGCGCGGCAGGAAGATCTGGCCCACGGCGATCGGGCCCTGGCGCAGGGCGTGGCCGGTGCGGCGCACTTGGTCGATGAAGAAGTCCTGCGGAACGCTGACCAGCACGCCGGCGCCGTCGCCGGTCTTGCCGTCGGCGTCGACCGCGCCCCGGTGCCACAGGGCCTTCAGGGCCTTGATCGCCAGCTCGACGACCTCGCGGCGCGGCTGGCCGTCGATGGCGCAGACCAGGCCGACGCCGCACGCGTCGCGCTCGGTCGAGGGGTCATAGGCGTGGCCGTCGATCAGGGCCTGGCGGTTCTTCAGATAGAGCTCGGTCTGGGTCATGGCTTGATCGGTCATTATTGGGCCCTCAACCGGCTCGGCCATCCGACGCGGACCAGGGTCTGGTCAGGATCGGACAGGGAAAATTCGTACATGCCCCAGGGCTTGGCCTCGGGACCGTTCTTCTCGATCGTCTCGCCGACGAAGGCCTTGGCCAGGTCGTCGACATTCTCGGCGTAGAGATAGAAGCCGAAAGGGTTCTGGCCCGAAACCAGCCAGCCCTCGACCGCGTCGGTCAGGTGCAGGAAACCGCCCTGGCCGTTGGACAGCATGCGGTAGGTGTCGCCCGGTTCCTTGTCGGCCTCGGGACGCGTGAAGCCCAGGCGCGCGTAGAAGGCTTCCGACGCGTCGAGGTCGTTGCAGGGCAGGATCGCCGTCAGGACGCCGGAGGGCGTGCTCACCGCCCTACTCCGCCGCGATCAAGGCCGGCGAGGCCTTGGCTTGCAGATAGCGAGCCATCGCGTCGGCGGCGTCGCGGCCGTCCTTGATCGCCCACACCACCAGCGAGGCGCCGCGCACGATGTCGCCGGCCGCGAACACGCCGTCCAGATTGGTCATCTGGTGGCGGACGTCGGCCTTGACCGTGCCCCAGCGGGTGGTCTTCAGGTCCGGCGCGGACCAGGCTTCCGGCAGGTTCTCGGGCTCGAAGCCCAGGGCCTTGACCACCAGCTGGGCCGGACGGTCGAAGTCGCCGCCGTCGATCTCTTCCGGCGATTGACGACCCGAGGCGTCCGGGGCGCCCAGGCGCATGCGGATGGCGCGCACGCCGGTCACGGCGTCGGCGTCGCCGCCCAGGGCGCGCGGCGCGGCCAGCCATTCGAAGGTCACGCCCTCTTCCTCGGCGTTGGCCACTTCGCGAAGCGAGCCCGGCATGTTGGCCTTGTCGCGGCGATAGAGGCAGGTGACCGAGGTGGCGCCCTGGCGGATGGCCGTGCGCACGCAGTCCATGGCGGTGTCGCCGCCGCCGACCACGACCACGTCCTTGCCCTCGGCGTTCAGCTCGCCGCTGTCATAGGCCGGGACGTCGTCGCCCAGGGTCTTCTTGTTGGAGGCGATCAGGTAGTCGAGCGCGGGGACCACGCCCTTGGCGCCCGACCCGGGCACGATCAGGTCGCGCGCCGCATAGACGCCGACGGCGATCAGCACGGCGTCATGCTGGTCGCGCAGGTCCTGCAAGGTGGCGTCCTTGCCGACCTCGAAGCCCAGCTTGAACACGACGCCGCCGTCGGCCAGGCGCTGGGTGCGGCGCTCGACCACGTCCTTTTCCAGCTTGAAGCCGGGAATGCCGTAGATCAGCAGGCCGCCGGCCCGGTCGTGACGGTCATAGACGGTGACGGCGTAGCCTTCCTCGCGCAGCTTCTCGGCGGCGGCCAGGCCGGCCGGGCCGGCGCCGATGATCCCCACCGACTGACCGCGCTCGGCCTTGGCGACCAGCGGCTTGACCCAGCCCATCTCCCAGGCCTTGTCGGTCAGGTAGCGCTCGACCGAGCCGATCGTCACGGTGCCGTGACCCGACTGCTCTATGACGCAGTTGCCTTCGCACAGTCGGTCCTGAGGGCAGATTCTACCGCAGACCTCCGGCATGGAGTTGGTGGCCTGCGACAGCTGATAGGCCTCTTCAAGGCGACCTTCGGCCGTCATCCGCAGCCAGTCGGGGATGTTGTTGTGCAGCGGGCAGTGGGTCTGGCAGAACGGCACGCCGCATTGCGAGCAACGCGAGGCCTGCTCGGTGGCTTTCGCGTCGATGAAGTCGGCGTAGATCTCGTGAAAGTCGCCATTGCGCTCGTCGGCCGCCCGCTTTTCGGGCGTCTTGCGGGCGACGGTCGTGAATTTCAGCATGCGCTCGGCCATGCGACTTCCCTCGTCCCCGCTTCCGGGGAAAAATTTGCGTGCGCGGGCCTCTTACGGACTCTTCGTGGCAAGAAGAATGCGTCAGTCAAAATTGTGGACAAATATATCCGTGATGGCCGAGGGGTTATTGCGAGCGACTCGCACCTATGGGCTCATATAGTCCACTTTATGGATAAACCGATTGTTTACCGTGTCGGGCGCACGCCCGGCGACGGGGCTTTGAAGGCTGCGGCCTAGAGGAATGACGATGCCGGATTGGCTGATCGCGATCGTGCTGGGCCTGGTCGAGGGCCTGACCGAATTCATCCCCGTCTCGTCGACGGGTCACCTGCTGCTGACCAAGATCGCGATGGGCCTGACCGATCCGGCCTGGGACACCTTCATCGTGCTGATCCAGCTGGGCGCGGTGCTGGCCGTGGTGGCGATCTATTTCCAACGTCTCTGGAATGTCGTGGTCGGCCTGCCGACCAAGCCGGAGGCCCGCCGCTTCGCGCTCAGCGTGATCATCGGCTGCATTCCCGCCTTCGCCGCCGGCCTCGTCCTGCACGGGGTGATCAAGCACTTCTTCGAGAACCCGTTCCTGCCCCAGGTGATCTGCGTGTCGCTGATCGTCGGCGGGATCATCCTGCTGATCGTCGACAAGAAGGCTCCCGCGCCCAAGGAGATGGACGGCATGGCGCTCAGCCTGAAGACCGCCTTCCTGATCGGCCTGTTCCAGTGCCTGTCGCTGGTGCCTGGCGTGTCGCGCTCCGGCTCGACCATCGTCGGCTCGATGCTGATCGGCGTGGACCGCAAGGCCGCCGCCGAGTTCAGCTTCTTCATGGCCATCCCGATCATGGTCGGGGCCTTCGCTCTGGACCTGCTCAAGAGCTACAAGGACATCGACGCCAGCCACGCCGGGGCCATCGCCATCGGCTTCGTGGTCTCGTTCCTGTCGGGCCTGGTGGTGGTGCGGTTCCTGATCGACTTCGTCGGCAAGCGCGGCTTCGCCCCGTTCGCCTGGTGGCGGATCGTGGTGGGCGTCGTGGGCCTGGGCCTGATCTACATGCCGAAGTGATCCGGATCCCCTCTCCCCTTGCGGGAGAGAGTGGCCTCGCGGAGCGAGGTCGGGTGAGGGGTCAAAGAACGACAAAGCCGCGCCCAGTCGCAAGACCGGGCGCGGCTTTTGCTTTTGAGAGACCCCTCATCCGACGGCTACGCCGCCACCTTCTCCCGCAAGGGGAGAAGGACGATTAGAACGCCCCCGCCGGGACCTCGGCGTATTGGCCGCCCTTGCGGTAGCGGTAGAGGTAGGATGGAACCACCGCCTCGACCGCGGTCGGGATCACGCCCGCCTCGGCCAGGCCCGGCAGGCCCTTGCCGGCGACATTGTCGGTCTTCAAGGACTCGACCTGGTCGGAGGTCAGCGGCGGGTTGATCGGCGACAGGTCGCCGACCTTGCCGATCCAGCCGGCCGCGAAGAACGGGATCGGGGCCAGCACGCGGTTGCGGCCGGTCTCGACCAGGATCAGCTCCAGCAGCTCCTTGAAGCTGTAGACGGCCGGGCCGCCCAGCTCGTAGGTCAGGCCCTCGGCGGCCGGGCTGGCGACGGCTTTCGCCACCACGGCGGCCACGTCGCCGACATAGACCGGCTGGAACCGAGTCTCGCCGCCGCCGATCAGCGGCAGGGCGGGGAACAGGGCGGCCATCTGGCCGAACTTGTTGAAGAACTTGTCGTCGGCGCCGAACACGATCGACGGCCGGATCACCACCGCGCCCGGGAACGCCGCGCGGACGGCGGCTTCGCCCTCGGCCTTGGTGCGCTGATACTTCGAGGACGAATCGACGTCGGCGCCGATGGCCGAGATCTGCACGAAGCGCGTGGCGCCGGCGGCCTTGGCCTGCTCGGCGATCGTCTTGGCGCCCATCACGTGCAGCGTCTGGAACTTCTGCCGGCCGCTTTCCCACAGGACGCCGACCAGGTTGACCACCGCCTCGGCGCCGTCGACGGCGCGGGCCACCGACGGGGCGTTGCGGATATTGGCCTGCACGACCTCGATCTGGCCGACATCGCCCAGCATCCGCATCTTGTAGGCCAGGTTGGGATTGCGCACCGCCACTCGCACGCGATGACCCGCCTTGGCGAGCGCCCGTACGACCTGGCCGCCGACGAAGCCGGAGCCGCCGAACACCGTGACCAGACCTTGCATAATCAACCTCGTCCTAAACCCGTGAGCCGGGGGATAGACGACCCCGAGCGCAATCGCAACGAAATGCGCAACTAAGCGATTGACGCGGTCAAAACCTTTGCATAAACGTCCCGGCCTCGCGGCGGTCCACGGATCGCCCCGCAGGCCCAGGTGGCGGAATTGGTAGACGCGCTGGCTTCAGGTGCCAGTGATCGAAAGGTCGTGGAGGTTCGAGTCCTCTCCTGGGCACCACCCCCTACCAACCTTCGTAAGAAGGTCGGGGTGGAGCCGAAAGAAACCCAGTATTTCAAATGGTGTTTCGTCCCTTCGGGGGCGCGATCCCTTTGCGCGGGGTCTCTCGCGCAGGATGGCGCGCGGGATGGACTGGCGGTTACGCTGGCCAGGCGTTAGATATCCTGTTCATCCGGCCGACAGGGTCGGCGCCCCATATTCAGGCGTGTCGGGAATTCGCAGTGTCCGTGCGACGAGACCGAGGCGCGGAGACGAAGAGACTTGGCCAACTTCCTGCATGAAGGCGACCTGCCCGACGGCGTCTTCGCCGGCGCGACCGCCATCGCCATCGATTCCGAGACCATGGGCCTGCGCCTGGGCCGCGACCCGCTGTGCGTTGTCCAGCTGTCGTCGGGCGACGGCGACGCCCACGTGGTGCGCCTGGACCGCTCGACCTACGACGCTCCCAACCTCAAGCGCCTGCTGACCGATCCGGCCGTGCTGAAGCTCTTCCACTTCGGCCGCTTCGATATCGCCATGTTCCTGTTGCACCTGGGGGTCATGACGGCCCCCGTGTACTGCACCAAGATCGCCAGCAAGCTGGCCCGCACCTATACCGACCGCCATGGCCTGAAGGACGTGACGCGCGAGCTGATCGGGGTCGAGCTGTCCAAGGTCCAGCAGAGCTCGGACTGGGGCAATGCGACCCTGTCGCCCGAACAGGTCGCCTACGCGGCCTCGGACGTGCTGCATCTCCACGCCCTGCGCGAGCGCCTCAACGCCATGCTGGTCCGCGAAGGCCGCATGGAGCTGGCCCAGGCCGCGTTCAACTATCTTCCCCACCGCGCGGCCCTCGACCTGGCCGGCTGGGAAGACGTCGACATCTTCGCGCACAGCTGAGGCCGGGCGGCATGACCACCCTCGAGGCCGACCGGGCGGGATACAGGCGGGACTTGGGCCGTTGGCGCCGCCGCTCGCGTCGCGTCAAGCTGGCGCGGGTGGTGCTGCCGGCCGCGATGATCGCCCTGCTGGCCACGCTGGGCGGCCAGGTGGCCTGGCGGACCTTCACCGCCGGCGACCGGCGGCCGACCGAGAGCCGGGCGCAGATCCGCATGGTCACGCCGCGCTTCTACGGCCAGTCCAGCGACGGGCAACCGTTCATCATCACCGCCCGCTCGGCGGTGCGCGACGAAACCGACATGAAGCAGGTGTTCCTGGACGCCCCGACCCTGACCATGGGCGCGGGCAGCCCCTCCCCCACCCGCTCGACCGCCGATCGCGGCATTTATCGCGAAGACACGCTGAAACTGCGGCTGCATGGCAATGTCCGCATGGACGACGGCGCCGGCTATCGGTTCGCTTCGGACGAGGCCCTGGTCGACACCCGCACCGGCAACACCACCGGCGAAACCTCGCTGCAAGGCGAAGGTCCAACTGGACAGGTGCAATCCAACGCCTACTCCGTATATGACAAGGGCGACCGCATCATCTTCCGGGGCGGCGTCAGGACACGAATCGACCGGAAGACGGGCCAAGCGGTTCCGGAGCAAGGCCCGGGACCAGGCACGGCGCCGCAATAGACATGAGGACGTGGTTGATGAATCGATGGATGGCGCCGGCGGTGATCGCCCTCAGCCTGTTGAGCGGCCCGGCCCTCGTGGGCGGCGCGGCCATGGCCCAGACGACCGCCCCGACCAGCGGCAACGACTCCAGCGCGCCGGTGGACATCTCCGCCGACGAGCAGGAGGTCATCAACAGCCAGTGCAAGACCATCTTCCGCGGCTCGGTCGAGGTCCTGCAGGACAAGGCCCGCATGCGGTCGGCGACCATGACCGTCTTCAACCGCCGCATGGAGCCGGGTAAGGCCACGTCCTCGCCGACCGGCAACAACAAATGCGGCGACGTCGATCGCGTCGAGGCCGACGGCAACGTCTTCTACGTGACGCCCGAGCAGACCGTGCGCGGCGACCACGCCGTCTACGACTACGCCACCGACACCGTCGTGGTCACCGGCAACGTCGTGGCCGTCAAGGGCCAGGACGTGGCCCGCGGCGACCGCATGACCATCAAGACCAAGACCAACGACGTGAAGATGGAATCCAACACCACGGGCGCGGGGCGCGGCAAGCCCCGGGTGCGGGCGGTGCTCTATCCCGACCAGAACAAAGACAAAAAGCCCGCCGCCACGACCAAGCCGTAGGAACCCATGGCGCTTTCGATGCAATCCCTGGGCGTCAAGAACGACGCGGCCTCCGAAGGCCTGTTCGTTGACGCCATCGGCAAGTCGTTCGGCGACCGCCCGGTCGTCAAGAGCGTCTCCCTGCGCCTGAAGCGCGGCGAGGTCGCCGGCCTGCTGGGTCCCAACGGGGCCGGCAAAACCACCTGCTTCTACATGATCACCGGCCTGGTCGCCGCCGACTACGGCTCGATCTATCTGGACGGCGAGGACATCACCAGCCAGCCGATGTTCCAGCGCGCCCGCATGGGCGTGGGCTATCTGCCGCAGGAAGCCTCGATCTTCCGGGGCATGACGGTCGAGCAGAACGTCATGGCCGTGGTCGAGATGCGCCAGAAGGACCAGCGCCGGGCCCGCGAGCACGTCACCGAGATCCTGGAAGAGCTGCGGATCACCCACATCCGCAAGTCGCCGGCCGTCGCCCTGTCGGGCGGTGAGCGCCGCCGCGTGGAAATCGCCCGCGCCCTGGCCAGCGAACCCTCGTTCATGCTGCTGGACGAGCCCTTCGCCGGCATCGACCCCCTGGCGATCTCCGACATCCGCGAGGTGGTCAGCTACCTCAAGGGTCGCGGCATCGGCATCCTGATCACCGACCACAATGTCCGCGAGACGCTGCAGATGGTCGATCGCGCCTCGATCATCCACGCCGGCGAGGTGCTGTTCGAGGGCTCGCCCCAGGAGATCGTCGACAATCCCGAGGTCCGCCGCGTCTATCTGGGCGACAGCTTCGACGAGCGCTGAGTCTTCGGGGCCACGAATTTTTAATCGGCCGCGTCCAACGCCCGGCAAAATTTAACGGCCCGCGCGTCTCGAAACCCGAGCGCGCGGGCTTTTTGCATCTGGATCGTGATAATTAAAGCGATTGTTTTCAAAGGCTTGCGTGTCCGACACGCGAAAAATGCCGGTCTTGGCGGACGGATGGTCGCAGTGGCCCGCTTTTTGCTGGCGTTCGCGCCCCGTTAACCAGACTGCCCTTCAATGGCGATCAACGGTTCGTTGATTTGCCCAGGAGGGCGCATTGGCTCTCGGCCACAGATTGGAGCTCCGGCAAGGCCAAGGCCTTGTCATCACGCCGCAGCTTCAGCAGGCGATCAAGCTGCTGCAGCTGTCGAACCTCGAACTCGACGCCTTCGTCGAGGCCGAGCTCGAGCGTAACCCCCTGCTCCAGCGCGAAGACGGTCCCGTCGAGACCGAGCGCGGCGCCGACGAGGTCGAGCGCCCCACCGAGAACCTCGGCCTGGACTCCGTGTCCGACAGCGCCGCCAGCGGCCAGATGGACGCCACGCCCGACGACGTCTCGCCCGGCGAACGCGCCACCGGCGACGGCCCGGGGTCGGATGGCGCCCAGGCCGAACAGGCCGGCGGCGCGATCGACTGGTCGCGCACCGGCGGCGGCGGCAATTTCGAGAGCGACGACAATTACGAAGGCGCCCTGTCGCGCGCCCCGACCCTGGTCGAGCACCTGACCGAGCAGCTGGCCGTGGCCGGCCTCTCCCCCGCCCAGAACGCGGTGGCCGGGGTGCTGATCGACGCGGTCGACGAGACCGGCTACCTGCGCGCCGACCTGGCCGAGGTCGCCGAGCGCCTGGGCTGCGCCCTGGACTTCGTGGAAGGCGTGCTGACCGTCCTGCAGGGCTTCGAGCCCGCCGGCGTCATGGCCCGCGACGTGCGCGAGTGCCTGGCCCTGCAGCTGAAGGACGTCAATCGCTACGACCCCTGCATGGCCGCCCTGCTCGACAATCTGGACCTGCTGGCCAAGCGCGACATGGCGGCCCTGCGCAAGCTGTGCTGCGTCGACGACGAGGACCTGCGCGAGATGGTCGCCGAGATCCGCGCCCTGACCCCTCGCCCCGGCGCGGCCTTCCATTCGGATCCGCCCCAGACCCTGGTGCCCGACGTCCACGTGCGCGAGACG
The window above is part of the Caulobacter soli genome. Proteins encoded here:
- the gltB gene encoding glutamate synthase large subunit, producing MTQTELYLKNRQALIDGHAYDPSTERDACGVGLVCAIDGQPRREVVELAIKALKALWHRGAVDADGKTGDGAGVLVSVPQDFFIDQVRRTGHALRQGPIAVGQIFLPRTDLGAQEACRTIVEAEALRFGFYIYGWRQVPVDTSVIGEKANATRPEIEQIMLAAPAGLEGEALERALFLCRKRIEKRVHAQNLSGFYICSFSAKSLIYKGMFLAEHIDEFYPDLKDERFSAAVAIFHQRYSTNTFPEWRLAQPFRMLAHNGEINTIKGNINWMKSHEIKMAADAFGEFGDDVKPVIQPGGSDSANLDNTFEVLVRAGRDAPMAKTLLVPEANSEHMKASHKALYSYCNAVMEPWDGPAALCATDGRWVVAGKDRSGLRPLRVAYTDDGLVIMGSEAGMCGVEESRITRKLAISPGRMIAIDLVGGKLYGEDDIIDELAERHPYTDWLGNMVDLEKEIGPGPEPRKYGREELTRRQAAAGFSLEDLEMVLAPMVEEGKEAVGSMGDDAPLAVLSEKYRPLSHFFRQNFSQVTNPPIDPLRETGVMSLKTRFKNLGNILAQDAAQADVYVLESPVLTTGMYERIHGLLGEKSVVVIDCTMPLPAPEARPGDALRANLDRIRAEAEDAVLRGCGAIVLTDEASQADRVALPMILATGGVHAHLVAKGLRSYVSIIVRSAECLDTHYFAVLVGVGATAVNAYLAQESFQDRLERGLIGDKSLRDVCINFKTAIEGGLLKIISKMGISVISSYRGGYNFEAVGLSRALAAEFFPGMPSRISGIGLAGLESKAVELHRKAWGEAAVTLPVGGLYKLRRSGEVHAFEARLIHTLQSACDTGDFELYRRWSNGLRTQKPVQLRDLLDWRSDRNPISTDDVESVNEIRKRFVTPGMSLGALGPEAHGVLNIAMNRIGAKSVSGEGGEDSARYKPLPNGDNPNSAIKQVASGRFGVTAEYLNQCREIEIKVAQGAKPGEGGQLPGFKVTEMIARLRHATPGVMLISPPPHHDIYSIEDLAQLIYDLKQINPIARVTVKLVAATGIGAIAAGVAKAKADVILVAGNVGGTGASSQTSVKYAGGPWEMGLSEANQVLTLNNLRHSVVLRTDGGIRTGRDVVIAAMLGAEEFGIGTASLVAMGCIMVRQCHSNTCPVGVCTQDEALRAKFTGTPEKVINLFSFVAEEVREILAGLGFRSLQEIVGRTDLLAQVSRGGEHLDDLDLNPLLVRADPGQNKPYCTVEGRNAVPDTLDAQIVRDAAPLLERGEKMQLTYTVRSTARSIGSRTSSHIVRKFGMKGLPAGHLTVQLKGSAGQSLGAFAVQGLRIELTGEANDYVGKGLSGATIVIKPARGLAAPETNTLLGNTVLFGATAGRLFAAGQAGERFAVRNSGATTVVEGCGANGCEYMTGGQVVILGPTGGNFGAGMTGGMAFVLDQHGRFESQVNPDSILVQRLASPYWEGVLRSLLAEHARETDSAFAESLIRDWDRVRDLFWQVCPKEMVSRLPQPLAAEEAVHERA
- a CDS encoding VOC family protein yields the protein MSTPSGVLTAILPCNDLDASEAFYARLGFTRPEADKEPGDTYRMLSNGQGGFLHLTDAVEGWLVSGQNPFGFYLYAENVDDLAKAFVGETIEKNGPEAKPWGMYEFSLSDPDQTLVRVGWPSRLRAQ
- a CDS encoding complex I NDUFA9 subunit family protein; this encodes MQGLVTVFGGSGFVGGQVVRALAKAGHRVRVAVRNPNLAYKMRMLGDVGQIEVVQANIRNAPSVARAVDGAEAVVNLVGVLWESGRQKFQTLHVMGAKTIAEQAKAAGATRFVQISAIGADVDSSSKYQRTKAEGEAAVRAAFPGAVVIRPSIVFGADDKFFNKFGQMAALFPALPLIGGGETRFQPVYVGDVAAVVAKAVASPAAEGLTYELGGPAVYSFKELLELILVETGRNRVLAPIPFFAAGWIGKVGDLSPINPPLTSDQVESLKTDNVAGKGLPGLAEAGVIPTAVEAVVPSYLYRYRKGGQYAEVPAGAF
- a CDS encoding NAD(P)-dependent oxidoreductase translates to MAERMLKFTTVARKTPEKRAADERNGDFHEIYADFIDAKATEQASRCSQCGVPFCQTHCPLHNNIPDWLRMTAEGRLEEAYQLSQATNSMPEVCGRICPQDRLCEGNCVIEQSGHGTVTIGSVERYLTDKAWEMGWVKPLVAKAERGQSVGIIGAGPAGLAAAEKLREEGYAVTVYDRHDRAGGLLIYGIPGFKLEKDVVERRTQRLADGGVVFKLGFEVGKDATLQDLRDQHDAVLIAVGVYAARDLIVPGSGAKGVVPALDYLIASNKKTLGDDVPAYDSGELNAEGKDVVVVGGGDTAMDCVRTAIRQGATSVTCLYRRDKANMPGSLREVANAEEEGVTFEWLAAPRALGGDADAVTGVRAIRMRLGAPDASGRQSPEEIDGGDFDRPAQLVVKALGFEPENLPEAWSAPDLKTTRWGTVKADVRHQMTNLDGVFAAGDIVRGASLVVWAIKDGRDAADAMARYLQAKASPALIAAE
- a CDS encoding undecaprenyl-diphosphate phosphatase yields the protein MPDWLIAIVLGLVEGLTEFIPVSSTGHLLLTKIAMGLTDPAWDTFIVLIQLGAVLAVVAIYFQRLWNVVVGLPTKPEARRFALSVIIGCIPAFAAGLVLHGVIKHFFENPFLPQVICVSLIVGGIILLIVDKKAPAPKEMDGMALSLKTAFLIGLFQCLSLVPGVSRSGSTIVGSMLIGVDRKAAAEFSFFMAIPIMVGAFALDLLKSYKDIDASHAGAIAIGFVVSFLSGLVVVRFLIDFVGKRGFAPFAWWRIVVGVVGLGLIYMPK
- the lptC gene encoding LPS export ABC transporter periplasmic protein LptC, which gives rise to MTTLEADRAGYRRDLGRWRRRSRRVKLARVVLPAAMIALLATLGGQVAWRTFTAGDRRPTESRAQIRMVTPRFYGQSSDGQPFIITARSAVRDETDMKQVFLDAPTLTMGAGSPSPTRSTADRGIYREDTLKLRLHGNVRMDDGAGYRFASDEALVDTRTGNTTGETSLQGEGPTGQVQSNAYSVYDKGDRIIFRGGVRTRIDRKTGQAVPEQGPGPGTAPQ
- a CDS encoding ribonuclease D, translated to MANFLHEGDLPDGVFAGATAIAIDSETMGLRLGRDPLCVVQLSSGDGDAHVVRLDRSTYDAPNLKRLLTDPAVLKLFHFGRFDIAMFLLHLGVMTAPVYCTKIASKLARTYTDRHGLKDVTRELIGVELSKVQQSSDWGNATLSPEQVAYAASDVLHLHALRERLNAMLVREGRMELAQAAFNYLPHRAALDLAGWEDVDIFAHS
- a CDS encoding LptA/OstA family protein; this translates as MNRWMAPAVIALSLLSGPALVGGAAMAQTTAPTSGNDSSAPVDISADEQEVINSQCKTIFRGSVEVLQDKARMRSATMTVFNRRMEPGKATSSPTGNNKCGDVDRVEADGNVFYVTPEQTVRGDHAVYDYATDTVVVTGNVVAVKGQDVARGDRMTIKTKTNDVKMESNTTGAGRGKPRVRAVLYPDQNKDKKPAATTKP